The following are from one region of the Planctomycetia bacterium genome:
- a CDS encoding PD-(D/E)XK nuclease family protein: protein MIRAPVRPATRASPAPQPTPPKPARDYLSYSAVTTYQGCPLRYFFRYIAGLPERTVSSSLVFGSAIHRAVEYHFNELLAGNEPPTAEALLGEYDRHWRETNSATVRFGKGENLDGLGDLARRVIAAFQTSSLAVPNGQIIGVEEELREPLLSGCPDVLGRIDLLVETVDELIVTDFKTSRSRWSRAQADDSAGQLLLYHELVRDFAPRKRLRLQFAVITKTKEPSIDLLEVAIDRKRIDRTKRVMERVWKAIEAKSFYPAPSAMQCPTCPFREPCRKWNG from the coding sequence AACCGACGCCTCCCAAGCCGGCGCGCGATTACTTGAGTTACTCGGCCGTCACGACGTACCAAGGTTGTCCGTTGCGGTACTTCTTTCGCTACATCGCCGGCCTGCCGGAGCGAACCGTCTCGTCGAGTCTAGTGTTCGGCAGCGCGATCCATCGAGCCGTCGAGTACCACTTCAACGAGTTGCTGGCCGGCAACGAGCCGCCGACAGCGGAGGCGCTCCTCGGTGAATATGACCGACACTGGCGAGAGACGAATTCAGCAACGGTCCGATTCGGCAAAGGTGAGAACCTCGACGGCCTTGGTGACTTAGCGAGACGCGTGATCGCAGCCTTCCAAACAAGTTCGCTCGCAGTGCCGAACGGCCAAATCATCGGTGTCGAGGAAGAGCTTCGGGAACCATTGCTGAGCGGCTGCCCGGACGTGTTGGGCCGCATCGATCTGCTGGTGGAGACCGTCGACGAGCTGATCGTGACGGATTTCAAAACGTCACGGTCGCGGTGGTCACGAGCGCAAGCCGATGATTCGGCCGGACAACTCTTACTGTATCACGAGCTGGTTCGCGACTTCGCACCGCGAAAGCGACTGCGATTGCAGTTCGCCGTGATCACCAAGACCAAAGAGCCATCGATCGATCTGCTCGAGGTGGCGATCGACCGGAAGCGGATCGACCGAACGAAACGCGTCATGGAACGGGTCTGGAAAGCGATCGAGGCGAAGAGCTTCTATCCGGCACCGTCGGCCATGCAATGTCCGACATGCCCGTTTCGTGAGCCGTGCCGCAAGTGGAACGGCTAG
- a CDS encoding prolyl oligopeptidase family serine peptidase yields MKPCLTSLLIGLTTSFALPAPAFSADGPKPAATAPKPPARPQPPTRPFDAPGAPKFTRLDEKPGVNPPVDAEGDFVIGPEYAAAPETKVVEGVPQGKVQQFSMDSKDCKLFNPGIARDVFGTLDPKNPKTLIVETHRIDYKRIITVYVPAQYVPGTAAPFIVTHDGPGLGKPDLNLPRILDNLIAQRRVPALIAVMVGNGGGDAQGHERGREYDTMSGLYAEFIENEVLPLVEKNYGVKLTKDPDGRATMGNSSGGSAALIMAWYRPDLYHRVLTTSGTFVNQQWPFNPETPDGAWGFHEKLIPESEPKPIRLWMAVGDRDSLNPNIMRDGMHDWVEANNRMAKVLKAKGYHYQYVYCLNAGHGIGNARAQVLPQALEWLWKGYPVARAP; encoded by the coding sequence ATGAAACCTTGCCTCACCTCGTTGCTAATCGGCTTGACAACCTCGTTCGCTCTGCCCGCGCCGGCATTCAGCGCCGACGGACCCAAGCCTGCCGCGACTGCGCCGAAGCCTCCGGCGCGGCCTCAGCCGCCGACACGTCCGTTCGATGCGCCTGGAGCGCCGAAGTTCACGCGTCTCGATGAAAAGCCCGGCGTGAATCCACCCGTCGACGCGGAAGGGGATTTCGTCATCGGACCCGAATATGCGGCGGCGCCGGAGACGAAGGTGGTCGAGGGAGTGCCGCAGGGGAAAGTGCAACAGTTCAGCATGGACTCGAAAGACTGCAAACTCTTCAATCCCGGGATTGCCCGCGACGTCTTCGGCACCCTCGATCCCAAGAACCCTAAAACGCTGATCGTGGAAACCCACAGAATCGACTACAAGCGGATCATCACCGTTTACGTTCCCGCGCAATACGTCCCCGGCACCGCCGCCCCCTTCATCGTCACGCACGACGGGCCGGGCCTGGGCAAGCCGGACCTGAATCTGCCGCGCATCCTCGACAACCTCATCGCCCAACGACGCGTTCCCGCCCTGATCGCCGTCATGGTCGGCAACGGCGGCGGCGATGCGCAGGGTCATGAGCGCGGCCGCGAATACGACACGATGTCAGGCCTGTATGCCGAGTTCATCGAGAACGAAGTGTTGCCCCTGGTCGAGAAGAACTACGGCGTCAAACTGACCAAAGATCCGGATGGTCGCGCAACGATGGGGAACAGCTCGGGCGGCTCGGCGGCGCTCATCATGGCCTGGTATCGCCCGGACCTTTATCACCGCGTGCTCACGACCTCCGGCACCTTCGTCAATCAACAGTGGCCCTTCAACCCCGAGACGCCCGACGGTGCTTGGGGCTTCCATGAGAAGCTCATTCCCGAGAGCGAACCGAAACCCATTCGACTCTGGATGGCGGTCGGCGATCGCGATTCGCTCAACCCCAACATCATGCGCGACGGCATGCACGACTGGGTCGAGGCGAACAATCGCATGGCCAAGGTCTTGAAGGCCAAGGGCTATCACTATCAATACGTCTACTGCCTCAATGCCGGCCACGGCATCGGGAATGCCCGGGCGCAAGTCCTGCCTCAGGCGCTGGAATGGCTTTGGAAAGGGTATCCTGTTGCCCGAGCTCCTTGA
- the xrtU gene encoding exosortase U, producing MQIRNQLAAYGTNVLAFTAFLPILAGYFWRLWSLPHYQLFPITLLGGAALLHRDVFSLPPNNSASFGKVVAGSTVFFLLLTAAIFVYSPWLAYAAFLGQLAVTIYRRGGIEALRSGIPGLILCLSLLRPPFGGDEKLIQSLQRFTAAAAGYVLDFLGVLHHLSGNVVELPGRSMLVEEACAGLTSLVSACSLTLFYCLWTRRSAAATCVLLLSAPVWTVIANVGRITAIAVLRYYWNIAADEGLRHDISGFIAFWFAILLIWSTDCWLKFFAAVVQSPPAIPPVATSAPVTAQIARPPASSVMLSARVVGALAWAWLIFCQAPLVALLAEDVQVSSRRAEFTQAHDCLFPPQDGSWIRDKAESIERLGTSAFGQFTERADYRSEELHIVETFDYPFHGWHELATCYASQGWVIVARSEEATKSGGVRVVLRMRHFARGRYGYCAFSLLDGHGETLTPPATRNWERIQARIRESLRGGSLRLFRPEVAGLSDRPAFQSQVFLEQYSEPDADATAAANAALERLAARAAEVLLKPATQSGLRREDSHGD from the coding sequence ATGCAGATCCGAAATCAACTCGCGGCTTACGGCACGAACGTGCTCGCGTTCACGGCGTTCTTGCCGATTTTGGCCGGCTATTTTTGGCGACTCTGGTCGCTGCCGCACTACCAGTTGTTTCCGATCACACTGCTCGGCGGTGCCGCGCTGTTGCACCGCGATGTTTTCTCACTGCCGCCGAACAACTCGGCGTCGTTCGGAAAAGTCGTCGCCGGTTCGACCGTGTTCTTCCTGCTGCTCACGGCAGCCATCTTCGTCTACTCTCCATGGCTGGCTTACGCAGCCTTTCTCGGACAACTCGCCGTTACCATCTATCGTCGCGGCGGAATCGAGGCGTTGCGCTCCGGAATCCCCGGACTAATCCTATGCCTGAGTTTGCTCCGTCCCCCGTTTGGCGGCGATGAGAAATTGATTCAGTCGTTGCAACGATTCACGGCCGCGGCCGCCGGCTATGTTCTTGATTTCCTCGGAGTGCTCCATCACCTCTCGGGCAATGTCGTGGAACTTCCCGGACGGAGTATGTTGGTCGAAGAAGCCTGTGCGGGTCTCACGTCGCTCGTCTCCGCCTGTAGTCTGACGCTGTTCTATTGCTTATGGACCCGTCGCTCGGCGGCGGCGACTTGCGTGCTGCTGCTCAGCGCGCCCGTTTGGACGGTCATTGCCAACGTCGGTCGCATCACGGCGATCGCCGTGCTCCGCTACTACTGGAACATCGCCGCCGACGAAGGCCTCCGGCACGACATCTCGGGCTTCATCGCCTTCTGGTTCGCCATTCTGCTCATCTGGAGCACGGATTGCTGGCTGAAGTTTTTCGCCGCAGTCGTGCAATCGCCGCCTGCGATCCCGCCGGTCGCCACGTCCGCGCCGGTCACGGCACAGATCGCGCGACCGCCGGCGTCGTCGGTGATGCTCAGTGCGAGAGTGGTCGGCGCATTGGCTTGGGCTTGGCTGATCTTCTGCCAAGCGCCGCTGGTCGCCCTGCTGGCCGAAGATGTGCAAGTCAGTTCACGGCGGGCGGAGTTTACCCAGGCTCACGACTGCCTCTTTCCCCCGCAGGACGGCTCGTGGATCCGCGACAAGGCGGAGTCGATCGAACGCCTCGGCACCTCGGCGTTCGGACAGTTCACCGAGCGCGCCGACTATCGCTCGGAAGAACTTCACATCGTCGAAACGTTCGATTATCCGTTTCACGGTTGGCACGAGCTTGCCACCTGCTACGCCAGTCAAGGTTGGGTCATCGTTGCTCGGAGCGAGGAGGCGACGAAATCCGGCGGCGTTCGAGTCGTCCTGCGGATGCGACATTTCGCCCGTGGACGCTACGGATACTGTGCTTTTTCACTGCTGGACGGGCACGGAGAAACGCTGACTCCGCCGGCGACTCGAAATTGGGAGCGGATCCAGGCCCGCATTCGAGAATCTTTGCGTGGGGGAAGTCTCCGTTTATTCCGGCCGGAAGTCGCTGGCTTGTCCGACCGCCCGGCCTTCCAATCGCAAGTCTTCTTGGAGCAATACTCCGAGCCCGACGCAGACGCGACGGCGGCTGCGAACGCGGCGCTCGAACGC